AAGCGTACCCAAATTTTCAAAAAGTGGAGAAATTTGTTGAGTAGTATCTACACCCTCGAGTAAAAAGTTCGCTACAGTACACTTAATTGCTCCGTAAGAAGCAAGTTGTGAAGGATCTTTTATAGATTCTTTTGGCAATAAAAAATACAAGCATAATAGTAAGCCCGCTATTATTGCGGTAAATTTTACTTTAGTGTTCATAATAGTGATTTTGGTTGGTGGTTATGTTCTGATGCTATATCTATGATACAGAGTCACTTAAGGTACAAAATATTTAGCTTGAAGTAGTAAAGGAATAGCTATTAATTCCACTTTTTCCTTATGTCTTGCCTAGGTGAACTCCCGAACTTTAGCTGAAATATAATTGCCTGAGCATGTTATATCAGTTTATTCTGCATGGCTGATCAATTTTTTAAGGTGTGCATCCATTGAAAGGAAGGTTTGAGATAGCTTTTCAATTTGCTCCTGTGCTTCCTTCCATTGATTTTGTTCGATGGCCTCACGTACCCCCGGCAAGGTTTTTACCCCGTAGCCCGTGTAAAATCCCGGGGCATACAACTGATGCCTGAACCAGGGTCTTCGCGGTAGTCCCGAGTTTTCGGTGAGCTGCTGTTCCGTTTTTTGTAAAGCCATATTTATTGCTTCCTGCTTTTTTAAGGGCAGCGTCTCCAATGATAGTGCTTCCAATTGCTCAATGCTCTGCCTTAATTGTTCAAGACTGTTTTGCAAAGGCGAAAAGTCGAGATAAGGAACAGCATCTTTAGGTTCCGGCTTTTTAAAGGGTTTACGCGGATCAGCAGCAAGTTGATAAGCATTATTCCTGACCAGCTTGTTGTGTTTCTCAACAGTTTTTCTTTTGTTGTCGACCTCTTTCATGATTTCCTCGAGATATCCCTCAACCGTAATATGCCACTGCTTAAACTCGAAAGGAAGGACGTCTGCATTGGCGATCCTCAATACCATTCGCCCGGCAGCATTGGCCAAAGTCACTCCGTAGGCAAATTCCGGATCCTTAAATCGTTTGTAATGAGGGTAGGTATCGTAAATGGTATGGTATTCTCCCCCAGCATTTTCGCCTCCAAAACCTATGTTCAGGGAGGCTATTCCCGCGTGTTGGATAAAGGGGGTATAATCAGAACCTGAACCCAGGGCACTAAGATTAAAACTATCATTTCCTCCGTTAACCATCTGAGCGGCAATGCGCCTTTCTTTTATGGAGACCCCGGTCTGAGGATCTATTACGGCATCTGCCACTTCGGTTACCATAGTTTGTAAGGTATGCGATCCTCCTGCCCGGAAAAAGCCACGCCCGTTACCGTCTGTATTGATGTATGCGACAAGTTTTTCCTGTAATTCCTTTTCATGGTCTTCCACCCATTCGGTAGATCCGATCAAGCCGGGTTCTTCGGCATCCCAGGCACCGTATACAACAGTTCGCTTAGGCCTTTTTCCCTGTTTCGCCAACTCGCCAATAACTCTGGCTTCTTCCATCAGCGCAATCATCCCACTAACAGGATCATTGGCTCCGTGTACCCAGGCATCGTGATGGTTGCCCCGCATTACCCATTGGTCAGGATAGGTGCTGCCTTTCAGAGTTGCAATGACATTGTAGGCCGGAGTAATTTTCCAGTCGAACTCTAATTTTAAATGCACTTTGGCCGGTCCCGGACCTATATGGTAGGTGAGGGGCAGGCCACCCTTCCAGCTTTCAGGGGCAACCGGCCCTTTTAGGGCTGCCAGAAGAGGTTGTGCGTCTTCATATGAAATGGGGAGAACGGGTATTTTTGTGATCGTAGGAGCCTCCTCACGATTTAGTCTTTTGGCATCTTTGGTAGCTGCGTATCCCGGGGTTAGCACATCGCCCGGATAAAGCGGCATATCCATTACCGATCCTCTTTGCACTCCTGTTTTATTTTTAAAGGCCCCTTCCGGATATACGTCTCCTCTTACATAGCCGTCGTCTTCGGGATCTGAGTAAATGATGCAACCAATTGCTCCTTTTTCAGCAGCGAGTTTAGGTTTAATCCCCCTCCAGGAACCGTAGTATTTAGCGATCACTATCTTGCCGGTGACATCAATCCCCAGCTTTTCTAATTCCTCATAATCACTTGGGATGCCGTAGTTGACAAAGACCAGTTCTGCCTCTACATCCCCGTCAGTTGAGAAAGCATTGTAACTAGGTAAGAGAGCATCACCCTGAGCGGTATAAGGGTCACCTTCAACCGGCACTGCTGTTAGTTTGGCCTGGTAGGGTTGATCTCCGAGAAGTTCTAGTTCGCGCACTTTGGGATAGGGAAAGAGAATATGGTATGTATCTATTCTGGTGTCATAGCCCCAGGATTTAAACCGGGCAGCCATCCAGTCTGCATTTTGTTTGCCGTATTCTGTACCCACCCAATGCGGCTCAGCTGAAAGGCGCTTCATCCAGCTATCCAGATTCTCAGTTGAAAGCCTGGCCTCAAAGGCAGCTTCGAGATCTAATTGTTCCGATACGTTTTCCGCTTTAAATCCGGTGATGGACTGTGCGTTAATGGTGCCCAAAGAAAGGGCAAAAAGACTAAGAAATAAAACTCGTTTCAACATCAGATAATTTTTTTTGAAGATAGTAATTTGTAAAATGAAAATAATACCGTCTAATCGATAAGGACAAAACTCCGGCATGTTTGTACTATTCAGTACCAGGACTGATCTAGCTTTAAGATGGTCCGCAAAAGAACATTAGCCCCATTGGCCATATCGGTGGGAGAAGTATATTCTTTGGGCGAATGGCTGATACCCCCTTCACTGGGAACAAAGATCATCCCAACCGGTGTAATTCGAGCCATATCCTGGGCGTCGTGTCCGGCACCGCTCTGCATTTGCTTCGTGCTTAAACCCATCTCTTCAGCCGCTCCGGCGATGAGCTCCTGGATTTTTTTATCGGTGAGGGCCGGAGCTGAAGTCGCATCGATAGGGGTAAAGGTAAAAGGGGTTTCCATTTCTTCTTCAATGACTTGAGCTTGTGTTTTTATATCCTCAAATAATTTTTTGATTTTCTCTGAGGAAAGATCCCTAATTTCAAGGCTTAAATTCACTTCTCCGGGGATCACGTTAGGCGCTCCAGGAAAGGCTTCGATCTTGCCCACTGTCCCCACCTGATTCCCTTCATAACTTTTAATCACTTTATTAATAGCAAGAACAAATTTGGCAGCAGAGATCAGGGCATCTTTTCTCAATGCCATAGGCGTGGTTCCTGCATGGTTGGCAAAGCCTTTGATATTAACATCCCACCATTTAATGCCAACGATTCCTTCGACAACTCCAATATCGATCTGTTCGCGATCCAAAATCCCTCCCTGTTCAATATGAAGTTCCAGAAAAGCAGCTAAACTCCCTTCTTCCCGTTCTACTTCCCAGACCCGATCTGCATTTCCTCCAAGCCTGTTGATGCCTTCACGCATAGAAAACCCTGTACTGTTCACAACGGTAAGGGCATCTTCGTTTAACTCACCCACAAGGGCCCGACTTCCCATCACTCCTCCCTCTTCGTTCGAAAAAATAAATATTTCAAGGGGGTGTTCGGTCTGAATTCCGGCTTCATCTAAGGTTCTGATGACTTCTATAGCTGCCAAAGAACCCACGCATCCGTCGTAGTTACCACCGTTGGGAACCATGTCGATATGCGAGCCAAATCCAATAGGTTTTAGATCAGGGTCTTTTCCCACTTTTTTCCCGATAATATTTCCGGCGTAATCCACACTCACCTCCAATCCGGATATTTGCATGAGCGAAATGATATAAGCGCGTCCTGCGAGATCAGCATCACTAAATGCCACGCGATTTGTTTCTCCGTTTTCTTTCACGCCGTAATTGGCCAGGGTAAATAAGGTCTTTTCCAGGCGTTCCTGATTTACCTGCGGGACTTGCTGGGCAATGGAAAGCACACCATAGGACATACAGAGTATGAACAAGAAATAGTTCTTTTTCATGATAAGGGATTTTAAAACAAGATATAAAATTATAGGGGTATAAGACAGATTCCCAATTATTTCAGCAGGATGTGATCGAGCTCAATCCTGAATTCCTCGGCTTTCTTATTCCCGATCAGAATCGCAACCTCTCCCATTTCTTGCCCCGGATAAGGCGGCATATTTAATTGTCTTCCTCTGAATTGTGGAATAAACGCTTTAAAAGGAATGCTTAGGGTCTGCCATTTTCCTGTAGTTTCAAAAGTATAGGCGTAATTGTAGTATTGTGAGGAACTCGACTTTACCCTGATCTGGTATTTTTTCCCGTCTCCTTTTAGTTTTATTTCAAGGGAGGTAAAGTCGGAAACAGCTTTTGGTTTAAAACTGTATTGAACAAGGGAGAAGCCACCGTTATTCTCTAGGGAAACAAACCCCTGGAACACTCCTTTTCCTTCTTCGTTAAGGGATATCCTGCCTTTGGAAAGTCCGCCCATCACCCCGTCATTGACTACCTGCCACTTGGAAATATCGCTGCTATCAGAAAATTGAAATAGAGTAAAAGAGGCTTGTCCCATAAGCAAGTAGAAGATTAAATAGATGACCGGCATACATCAGCTGAATTGAATTACCTTAAAAATAGGAGAAAATATAGGACTGTGGTGGTCATACGAATAATTTGTAGTTATTTTAACGCCGCTTAGCACTTGATCATGTTTTACCTGACTATTGATATCTT
This DNA window, taken from Muriicola soli, encodes the following:
- a CDS encoding Zn-dependent hydrolase; its protein translation is MKKNYFLFILCMSYGVLSIAQQVPQVNQERLEKTLFTLANYGVKENGETNRVAFSDADLAGRAYIISLMQISGLEVSVDYAGNIIGKKVGKDPDLKPIGFGSHIDMVPNGGNYDGCVGSLAAIEVIRTLDEAGIQTEHPLEIFIFSNEEGGVMGSRALVGELNEDALTVVNSTGFSMREGINRLGGNADRVWEVEREEGSLAAFLELHIEQGGILDREQIDIGVVEGIVGIKWWDVNIKGFANHAGTTPMALRKDALISAAKFVLAINKVIKSYEGNQVGTVGKIEAFPGAPNVIPGEVNLSLEIRDLSSEKIKKLFEDIKTQAQVIEEEMETPFTFTPIDATSAPALTDKKIQELIAGAAEEMGLSTKQMQSGAGHDAQDMARITPVGMIFVPSEGGISHSPKEYTSPTDMANGANVLLRTILKLDQSWY
- a CDS encoding CIA30 family protein, with amino-acid sequence MGQASFTLFQFSDSSDISKWQVVNDGVMGGLSKGRISLNEEGKGVFQGFVSLENNGGFSLVQYSFKPKAVSDFTSLEIKLKGDGKKYQIRVKSSSSQYYNYAYTFETTGKWQTLSIPFKAFIPQFRGRQLNMPPYPGQEMGEVAILIGNKKAEEFRIELDHILLK
- a CDS encoding M28 family metallopeptidase, producing the protein MLKRVLFLSLFALSLGTINAQSITGFKAENVSEQLDLEAAFEARLSTENLDSWMKRLSAEPHWVGTEYGKQNADWMAARFKSWGYDTRIDTYHILFPYPKVRELELLGDQPYQAKLTAVPVEGDPYTAQGDALLPSYNAFSTDGDVEAELVFVNYGIPSDYEELEKLGIDVTGKIVIAKYYGSWRGIKPKLAAEKGAIGCIIYSDPEDDGYVRGDVYPEGAFKNKTGVQRGSVMDMPLYPGDVLTPGYAATKDAKRLNREEAPTITKIPVLPISYEDAQPLLAALKGPVAPESWKGGLPLTYHIGPGPAKVHLKLEFDWKITPAYNVIATLKGSTYPDQWVMRGNHHDAWVHGANDPVSGMIALMEEARVIGELAKQGKRPKRTVVYGAWDAEEPGLIGSTEWVEDHEKELQEKLVAYINTDGNGRGFFRAGGSHTLQTMVTEVADAVIDPQTGVSIKERRIAAQMVNGGNDSFNLSALGSGSDYTPFIQHAGIASLNIGFGGENAGGEYHTIYDTYPHYKRFKDPEFAYGVTLANAAGRMVLRIANADVLPFEFKQWHITVEGYLEEIMKEVDNKRKTVEKHNKLVRNNAYQLAADPRKPFKKPEPKDAVPYLDFSPLQNSLEQLRQSIEQLEALSLETLPLKKQEAINMALQKTEQQLTENSGLPRRPWFRHQLYAPGFYTGYGVKTLPGVREAIEQNQWKEAQEQIEKLSQTFLSMDAHLKKLISHAE